The Solibacillus isronensis nucleotide sequence GAGTTACCAAGAATCTCTTACGTCTTTCTTCGGTCAGCCGGATATGCAAAAGCAGCTTGAAAACATTATGAAAGGTGCTGTTATGCGAAAAGAGCTGGAGAAAATCGTAATGGAAACAATCGAAAATCCGCTTATGCAGACAAAATGGCAGGAGCTCATTAAGAAAAGCGGTGAAGCTTCATCCGAAAAGGATTCTGGTTCGGGGTCTGAATCCGGATCTGGCTCAGGGAAGGATAGCGGCGGCGGTAAAGACAGCGGTGGAGGCTCATAAAAAAACAACCAGTCGTCTCATTGGGACAACTGGTTGTTTTTTTGTTATTTATTTAATTCTGAAATAATTTCTTCAGCAATTTGTAAATAGATTTTACCTGTTGGATGCGATTCTGCATATACAGAAGGTGCGAAGTCTTCCTCTGTCCAATCTGGTTGTCCTAACGGAATTTGACCAAGTAATTTTGTGCGCAGTTCATCAGCTAGCTTCGGACCGCCGCCTTGACCAAATACAAATTCTTTTTCGCCTGATTTGCTTTCATACCAAGCCATATTCTCAATAACACCTAGGATTTCATGATTTGTTTGTAATGCCATCGCACCTGCACGGGCTGCTACGAAAGCGGCTGTCGGGTGAGGTGTTGTCACAACAATCTCTTTTGAAGACGGCAGCATTTGGTGAATATCAAGAGCTACGTCTCCTGTTCCTGGTGGTAAATCTAATAGTAAATAGTCTAAATCGCCCCAATCTACATCGCGGAAGAACTGGTCCAATACTTTCCCAAGCATCGGTCCGCGCCATACGATTGGTGCATTGTTTTCAACGAAGAATCCCATAGAGATAACTTTTACACCAAGACGCTCCACCGGATAAATACGGTCATCCTTTACGACCGGCATTTCTGTTACACCCATCATGTCCGGTACAGAGAAACCATAAATATCAGCATCGATTAAACCTACTTTTTTGCCTAGGCGTGCTAGTGCAACTGCCATATTTACAGATACCGTCGATTTCCCTACTCCGCCTTTACCTGATGCAATTGAAATAAATTGTACGCTTGATAAAGGTGATAAAATATCTTGTGCTTCTGCTTCGGTCGCTTGTCCACGGAATGATTGCAGTACTTCTGCCGGTAGCTCTTCAAAACGAATCCCAACGGAAGCCGCGCCATTTTCTTTTAACACTTCAACAATTTTCATTTGAAGTGTCATTTGTTCAGGCGTATTAGTTTTTGCAATTGCAATACGAACACTTACGTGCGCTTTTTCTGCTTTAATCGAAACGTTTGTTACACCTTTTGTTTCTGCTAGTGATTTATGTAAAAACGGATCTTGTAGTTCTCCTAATAGTTCTCGGACTTGTTCCTCATTTAACATATCAAACACTCCCCTGAATGAAATTACAATTGTTAGTATATCATAATCGATTCGTATTGTTATTACATGTTGCCTACTCGTATTTTACATGAATATAATTTTCAATGCCGCGCGCAATCGCAAATGCCATTTTTTCCTGATAGCTGTCATTTGCCAGTAAATCACGCTCTTCCTCATTGCTTAAGAAACCTGTTTCTACCAATACAGCCGGTTTTTCGATTTTCTTTAATAAATAAACATTTTTAATTGCCAGAGCTTCGCGTTCAGTATTTTCCATCGTCTCTCGAATTGATTGCTGAACAGCCTGTGCGAGTGCCTGGCTTTTCTCGTGTCCAGTGTGATGGTAAAACACTTGCGCGCCTCTCCACTTGCTATTTGGGATTGCATTTGCATGAATCGTAATGAATAGATCCGGTTCCTGTGATTCTACTAACGTTTCACGTAAAAAAATGTCCTGTTTTTTACGCTCACGAAGTGTAGGAAATGTCTCACTTGGTGCATGTTCACTTAATACATCCCCATCTGTTGAACGTGTTAATACTACTTCTGCCCCTAAACGTGTCAATTGACGAGCTACTTTTTTTGTAATTGCCAGTGTCACATCTTTTTCGATTACCTCTCCATTTGAAGCACCACCATCAACTCCTCCATGACCAGCATCTAATACAATCTTTACCCCACCTAATGGCTCGGGTAAAAAAAATCGCCGGTCGGATGCGTTCGTTTCATATACAACGACAAGCATCGAACAAAAAATTACGAATATGAGTGCAAGCCAACGTTTCAAAAAAAACACCGTCCTTTTTGCCTACTATACGCAAAAGGACGGTGGAATATTCACCTCATCATTGAGACAAAAGCTGACGTTGTAATGTTGCATAAAAACCTTGTTTATTCATTAAAGAATGATGATTTCCTTGTTCTAAAATCCGGCCATCTTTAATGACAAGAATCTGGTCTGCATTTTCAATCGTTTTAAGACGGTGTGCAATGACAAAACTCGTACGCCCTTCCATCAAGTTGTTCAAGCCTTTTTGAATATGCACTTCTGTCATCGTATCAACACTTGAAGTTGCTTCATCCAAAATTAAGATGTCGGGATCTTCTAGAATGGCACGGGCAATCGCTATAAGCTGACGCTGCCCCTGACTTAAATTTAAGCCCCCGCTTGTCAGCACAGTATCGTACTGTTCAGGCAAATACTTTATAAAATTATGTGCATATGCAATTTTTGCCGCTTGTTCAACTTCATCATCCGTTGCATGGAGCTTACCGAAACGAATATTCTCACGTACTGTTCCTGAAAACAAGTACGTATCCTGCAGTACGACTCCGACATGATCCCGAACATTCGTCATCTTGTAATGTTCAATTGGTTCGCCGTCCAATAAAATCCGGCCGCCTGTCGCATCATAAAATCGGGTTAATAGCTGAATGATTGTCGTCTTCCCTGAACCAGTCGGACCAACAATGGCAATTGTCTCTCCCGTTTTTGCTTCAAAATCAATTCCGTGTAATACAGTCTTGCCCGTTTCATAAGCAAACTGAACGTTTTCGAACTTTACATCACCACTATACTGTTCTTTCTCTTTTGCATTTTCAATATCCGCTACTTCTTTTGCTTCATCCAGCACTTCAAAAACACGTTCGGAACCCGCAATAGCCGATTGGAATGTATTGAGCAAGTTCGATAGCTGATTGATCGGTCGGAAAAACTGACGGGTATACGTAACAAATGATGCAATTACACCGATTGTAAGTCCGCTTGTTATAGCCATGATTGCACCAACACCTATTACAAGACTTAAACCTAAGTTGTTCATAAAGTTATTGATTGGACCCATGAAACCAGAAATAATATCGGCTCGCATTGCTGAACCGCGCAATCGCTCATTGGCTTCTTTAAACTCCGCGAGCGTTGTATTTTCCTGACCGAAAAGTGTGATAATATCCGCGTTCGAAATGGTTTCTTCAATATAACCATTCAAATTACCCAAATCCCGTTGACGCGCCTTATAGTTTACGCTGCTTCGCTTAATAATCTGCTTTGTCGCATATACGATGAGCGGGATAATGATGAGCGTTACTAGCGCTAATCGCCAATCTAAATAAAAGAGTGCAAAGGCCGTTCCGATTATCGTTAAAAAACTTGAAACAATTTGTATAACACTTTGTGACAATGCCGCATTTAAATTTTCGATATCATTTGTCATCCGGCTCATTAAATCGCCTTGCTGCTTTTTATCGTAAAAGGCGAGCGGCAATGACTGATACTGCTCAAACAGCTGTTGTCGCAACCGGCGAATTGTCTTCTGTGAAACACGTATCATGACAAAGGTTTGAAGCCAAGTGAGTACAGACGACGCGATATAGACACCGGCTAAAATAAGTGCCATCCGAATCGCCCCTGGAACATCAAGCTTCACAATATAATCATCGATTATTTTCCCGATTAAAAATGGGCCGACTAAGCTTAACAATGTACTAATAATAACGAAAATAACAACACTAATCAGTTCTACCTTTTGCACGCGTAAATAGCTCCAAATACGAAGCAATGTTTCTTTTTGATTTTTTGGCTTCACAACCGGACCTGTAAAGCGCCCCCCTGGATGTCTCATTGGTACAGGCGGTTCCCCTTGTTGTTTATTCACTTAAGGTCACCCCTTTTTCTGCCTGTGTTTTTGCCATTTCTTGATACAATATACTTTCCTGCAATAGTTGCTCATGTGTTCCTTGTGCAGCAATTTTCCCGTCGTCCATTACAAGTATTTGATTGGCATGACGAATGGAAGAGATTTTGGACGAAACAATTACTTTTGTGGCATCACTGAACTGTTCTTCAATCGCACGTTGAATTGTTTTTTCAGAAATACTGTCAACCGCACTTGTCACATCATCTAAAATTAAAATACTCGGTTTCCGGATAAAGGATCTCGCCATTGCCAAACGCTGCTTTTGCCCACCGGACAAGTTTGTCGCCCCTTGTGTGAGCAAATGTTCTGTCCCTGCATCCAGTTTGTCGATAAATTCCTTCGCGTTTGCTGATTGCAATGCCTGTAAAATTTCCTCTGACGTTGCATCGGATTTTCCGTAGCGTAAGTTGTCGGCAATCGTTTTCGAAAACAATGTCGCTTTTTGTGGCGCAAAACCGATCGACTGGCGTAAATGTTCCAATGAATAGTTCTCGATCGGTAACCCGTCAATTTTTACGACACCACTGTCAGGATCAAACAGGCGGGGAATCATTTTAACTAATGTCGATTTCCCGCTACCTGTCATTCCGATAATGCCGACCGTTTCTCCCGCATTCGCGTGGAAGCTAATGTTTTTCAATACCGATTCTGTTTCTTTTAAATAGGAGAAGTTTACATTTTCGAAACTAATACTTCCCTGAATTTCTTTCGTCTCTGGTTCAGATGGACTTGTTAAGTCTGTTTTCTCTTCCAGCACTTCTACGATTCGCCCCGCGCTTGGTATCGCACGTGCCAGCTGTACAAGTACCATTGAAGAACTCATCAGCCCTTGCATGACCATCATTAAATAGTTGATAAAGGCAAGAATAACCCCCACTTGTAAGGTATTGTTATCTACTTTGATCGCACCCATCCAAAGTGCTGCTACAATACCTAAATTCACGACAAACATCGTAAGCGGCCCAAGTACGCCTATAATTTGATCGGCTGCCATACTGCGCTTCATCAGCTGTGTGTTTACTCCGGTAAACTGCTCAATTTGATGATTTTTCCGGTTGTAAGCCTTAATGACCCGAATACCTGCCAAGTTTTCCTGGACTTTCGTGTTTACAACATCGACAACCTTTTGCACTTTATGAAAAAGCTTGCCGGATAGTGCTGTAAAATAGTACATGCAAAATGCCAAAATCGGCACAACGATCAACAAAATCGGAAATAACTCGCGCGCTGTAATAAAGACAATGACAATGGCCCCGATAAACATCATTGGTCCACGGACAAATATTTTTAATAACATCGTTAGTGCACGCTGAAGCATTTCCATATCACTTGTTAAATTCGTAACAAGCTTTCCGAGCGTAAATTTATCTTTACTGCTATTTGAAAAATACGTAATCGTTTCATATAAATCATGACGTAGATCGGTTGAAAAGTTAACGGCCGTCCGTGATGCATAAATCGAACACCCTATCCCGCCAATTAAGCCGATTACGGATGTCGCTATCATTAGCCCAAACATTTTCACAATATATGACGTATCATTTTGAGCAATCCCCTCATCGATAATATGCTGTAATATTGTAGGCTGCAGTAAATCCATGCTTACCTCAATAACCATCATTACGGGAGCGATGATCGCAAATAGTATATATGGCTTAATATATTTTGAGAGTTTCCATACTGCCTGCATTAAACAAGTTCACTTCCTTATATTGTGAAAAATTATTCCTCTTCTGTTGCCTGTGTTTCTTCCAATAATTCATTCAACTGAAACAAGCCTACAAAATCATTCATAATTGCTTCGGTCGCTTTCAGTTCTCCAACAATTACAGGATGAATCGATTGCAACTCGGCAGACTCCAGCTGTTGTTTCAATGTTGAACGTTTCGTTTCGAGTTGACGGTAAAACTCCAGCGCACGCCCGCGCCTGAAAGTTTGGGCACCCTTTGAACGGCGATTACCATGCTCTCCTTCTCCTCGAGGTCTCCCTCTACCTTCTGATCTCACATTTTTCACCCACCCTTTTTGAATACTATTGTATACTAATGTATACAAAAATACTACTGTGGACAAAGTATTTAGGAGAAGTACTTTTCTCAAACCCTTTTATTTTGTTTGTCCATTAATTATCGTTACTATGAAAAAAAGCAGTTTTATTAAAGGGGTACATAAAATGAAAAATGTGACGAGCGATATTATACAATTTAGAGGATCGCATTATGAGTTTGGTATATATCAGGGAGAGCTTTTAAAGAATTCTCCTCTGCTTTCTAATAGAGAAGAACTTTATAAAAAATTGGATCATAGATTTTCTATAGATAAATCATATGTTAAACAACTTTTAGCACGTTTCGGTCCAGGAATTGAAGAGGAAATTGAAGGCCTCGCTTATACACTTGGTTATAAGGAAGAACAGGCTTTACTTCATTATGGTGGATATTATGCCGCACACAAAAAAAGCGGATGTTCTATTACGACAAGTCCTTCTTATATGATCCGCAACTATGACAATGACCCCGAAAGCTATGATGGACGTTTTGTGTTATATGAACCAACTGACGGTGGCTACGCGACACTCGGACCTTCCATGCAAATTACAGGGCGCATGGATGGAATGAATGAAAAAGGACTCGTTGTTGGTTATAACTTTGTAAATACGAAAAACAGTGCGGATGGCTTTGTATGCAATATGATCGGGCGTCTTTTACTGGAGCGTTGCGCAACTGTTGAAGAGGGAATTTCATTACTAAAAAATATTCCCCATAAGCATTCATTTAATTATGTATTACTGGATGCGGAGCAAACGATGGTGGCAGTAGAAGCATCTCCACGCAATGTAGCCGTACGGGACGCAACTGCCTGCACGAATCACTTTAAAGTCCTGACAGACGAAAATCGGTATCGAACGGAGGATTCCTTATCGCGTGAATACATTATTTCGAATGCCCAGGCAAATCCGCTTACTTTTGAAAGTGCGTTTAAATTAATGAATGGTATCGAAAATGGTGTCTTTGCGACAAAATACGGAGCATGGGATGGTACACTTCATACGGTTGGCTATATACCAGCTGAAGGTAAATGTATTTTTGCTTTAGGTGGGGATGCGTTGCCTGTAGTGTTTGATTTTAAAGCGTGGCTAAGTGGAACTCACCTGCCTCTCTCAAAAATTAAAGGCAAACTTCATGCAACAAACGGCTTTGCAAATGAATAATGAAAAAACCCTTTCTCGGAAAAATTCCAAGAAAGGGTTTTGTAATTTCGCAAAATAGTAATCGTAAAGATTAACGTTTTGAGAACTGAGGTGCACGACGAGCGCCGCGTAGACCTGGTTTTTTACGCTCTTTCATACGTGAATCACGAGTTAATAGACCCGCTGATTTTAAAGCTGGGCGGAAGTCTGGATCAACTTGTAATAATGCACGTGCGATACCGTGACGGATTGCTCCAGCTTGACCTGTGAATCCACCACCGTTTACGTTAACGTGAACGTCATATGAACCTTTAGTTTCTGTAGCTACTAATGGTTGGTTGATAATTAAGTGTAAAGTTTCGTATGGTAGGTAATCTGAAACATCACGGTTGTTGATTACTACTTTACCTTCGCCTGGTACTAAACGTACGCGAGCAGTTGAGCTTTTACGGCGACCTGTGCCGATGTATTGTACTTGTGCCAAAGTTATTTCCTCCTATTATAGTTTATTGATTAACCACGTAACTCGTAAGCTTCTGGTTTTTGTGCAGCATGTGGGTGTTCAGAACCAGTGTAAACGTTCAATTTAGAGAACATTTGACGACCTAAAGAGTTCTTTGGAAGCATACCTTTAATTGCTAACTCAAGCATTTGAGTTGGGTATTTTTCCTTCATTTCACCAGCTGTACGTTGTTTTAAACCACCAGAGAATTGAGTGTGACGGTAGTAAATTTTCTTTTGTAATTTGTTACCTGTTAACTCAATTTTATCAGCGTTGATGATGATCACATGATCTCCTGTATCAACGTTTGGTGTGAAAGTTGGTTTATGTTTACCGCGTAAGATAGAAGCTACTTCAGAAGCTAAACGACCTAACGTTTGGCCTTCTGCGTCAACTACTAACCATTTACGTTCTACTTCTTGACCTTTAGCCATGAAAGTTGTGCGCATGTTTGTATCCTCCTAATCGATATGAATTACCGTTATTTTTCATTATATACACTTTATAAGTTTCGGGGCTTATTATTGTGGTGGTAATGAAAATACCATACATCATCATATACTGGATCGCGTTTAAAGTCAAGATATTTAATTGAACACCAGGAGAGGTTGTTAACCCTTTTCACAAGCCTATTTCTCTAGGATTTTGAAGTGAAAAGAGAAACTTTCCCAAAAAAATTTTATTAATCTTGATAAAAAACTTGTTCTAAATATAGACCATGTGCTGGTGCTGTTTTACCTGCTTGTGCACGGTCCATCGAAGCAATCGTTTTTTCCAGTGATGATGCTTCTCTTCGACCGATGCCTACTTCCCACAATGTCCCTGCAATAATCCGTACCATATTATATAAAAAGCCGTTGCCGCTGATAGTCATATGCAATTCTTCCCCCTGCCAGGAAAGCTCCAGTGCTTCAACCGTACGCACTTTATCTACAACACTCGTATTTGCCGCGCAAAAGCAGCTGAAGTCATGTGTCCCGACAATTGCTTGTGCTGCTTCACGCATTGCCTCTACATTCGGCTTCACTCCACCTGTCTCGACTGTATAATGCCTTCTAAACGGGCTTTGAACAGCGCTGCAATCCCAAATATACCGATAACGCTTGCCTGATACATCATAGCGGGCATGAAAGTCTTCCCTTACTTGCTCCATATGAAGTACACGAATATCACGCGGCAATTGGACATTTAATGCTTTTTGAAATTTTTCAGGTGGGATTGCAAGAGCGGTATCAAAATGTATAACCTGTCCAGTTGCATGAACCCGCGCATCTGTACGGCCGCTTGCTGTAATTTTAACGTGTGTCCCTTTATGCATTGTTGTTAATACTTTTTCGATTTCAAGCTGTACTGTACGCTCACCCGGCTGTACTTGATAGCCGGCAAAACCAGTACCGTCATAGCTAATCGTTGCTTTTAATCTCACCATATCTTTACTCCTCTAACTGCGCAGCATCCATAACAGGAAGCCCAATAATACAAGTACGACCAAAATAGCCGTATCTCTTCCCATCCATTTTAACTGACGGTATTTCGTGCGTCCTTCACCCCCGCGGTAGCCTCGCACTTCCATCGCAGTAGCTAAATCTTCCGCACGTTTAAATGCACTGACAAAGAGCGGTACTAACAATGGTACGACCGCCTTTAAACGATCTTTTATTGGTCCTGCACTTAAATCCGAACCACGGGCCATCTGCGCTTTCATAATCTTATCCGTCTCATCCATTAATGTTGGAATGAAACGTAAAGAAATCGACATCATTAATGCAAGCTCGTGAACAGGCAGCTTTAACTTTTTAAACGGATTGAGCAGTACTTCCAGACCGTCCGTAATTGATATAGGGGAAGTAGTTAACGTTAAGATCGATGTCATAAATACAAGCATTAAAAAGCGCATTGATATGAACATCCCTTGTCGTAAACCTTCTTCGTATATTTTCATAAAGCCAAGATCAACTAATACAGGTCCTTCCCTCGTCATAAACAAATGCAAAATCAAAGTGAAAAGCATTAAAAATATGACGGGTTTTAAACCGTTGATTAAGAAATAAAGGCGGATTCTCGATAGTAAAATAACGAGTAATGTAAACGCCAAAAGCAGCGCATAGGTCACTACATTATTAGCAAAAAAGACTACGATAATAAATGCAAAAACAAAAAGCAGCTTTGAACGCGGATCAAGCTTATGCACAAATGAATTACCGGGTATATAGCGCCCAAAAATCATTTTTTCCATCATTGCTGTTCACGCCCCTTTGGAATTGCCTGTCCAATTTCTACGGCAAACTCTTCTTCAGTTAAGCATACTTTCGCTAACGGTTTCCCCATCATCTTCTCGATCTGATGCTGAAAGCGAACAATACGTGGCGGCTCCAGACGGAATTGGGCAAGCGTTTGATGATCGCTGAAAATAGTACGCGGATCTCCAGTTAACACACAGCGTCCCTCATGCATAATAGCAACCGCATCTGCATAGCGTGCTGCATCTTCCATACTATGTGTAACAAGGATCGTAGTTAAACCGCGCTCTTTATGTAGCTTATAAAATAAGTCCATAATTTCCTTTTGGCCACGTGGATCAAGACCCGCTGTTGGCTCATCTAAAACGATCACTTCAGGATCCATTGCCAATACCCCAGCAATGGCAACACGGCGCATTTGACCACCAGATAGGTCAAATGGGGACTTGTCCAATATTTCTTCCGGCAACCCTACTAATGGGATTAGCTCACGCGCCCGTTTTTCCGCTTCTTCTTCAGACACCCCAAAATTCATCGGACCAAACATAATATCCTTTAATACGGTCTCCTCAAAAAGCTGGTGCTCAGGAAACTGAAATACGATGCCTACCTTTTGACGTACTGCTTTTAAGTCCTTTGCCTTTTTTCCGGCTTCAATCATTCGGTCTCCGATTTTTACGGTACCGCTCGAAGGTTTTAATAAACCGTTGAAGTGAAGGAGGATTGTGGATTTTCCTGAACCGGTATGTCCGATAATCGCCTGAAAAGTTCCACTTTTAATTGTTAAGTCAACCTCATGTAAAGCTTGTTTTTCAAATGGAGTGCCTTTTGCATAGGCATAGCTTACTTGTTGAAGTTGGATGTCCATAAGTCATTCACCAGCTCTTCTTCTGTCATATGTTGTCCTACAAGATGTACACCTTGTGCTTGCAGCAGCTTCGTCATTTTCATCGCAAATGGCATATCCAAACCAAACTGTACGAGATCATTACCCAATGCAAAGATCTCTTCAGGCGTTCCTTCTGCGTATTTTTTACCGGCATTCATAAAAATAATACGGTCTGCCAGTAAAGCTTCTTCAAGGTCATGTGTTATCGCCAGTACTGTAAGACCAATTTCTTTACGTAGTGCTTCCACGATTGTTAGCACTTCTTCACGGCCTTGAGGATCCAGCATAGATGTTGCTTCATCCAATATTAATATTTGCGGATGCATTGCCAATGCCCCAGCAATAGCAACACGCTGTTTCTGTCCGCCTGATAAATGATGAGGCTCGTGGTTGATAAAGTCTTCCATCTTCACTTGTCTGAGTGCATTATGGACACGTTTAACCATCTCTTCATGCGGCACACCATTGTTTTCAAGCGAGAAGGCAACATCATCCTGCACAGTAGCCCCTACAAACTGATTATCAGGATTTTGAAAGACAATACCTATCTGCGAACGAATATCCCATATATTCTCTTCAGTGAGGATCTCACGTTTAATACGGACTTCCCCTTGCTGTGGCATTAGTAATCCACTCATCAATTTAGCCATTGTCGATTTTCCGGAGCCGTTATGACCGACAATCGTAATCCATTCCCCTTTATTAATGACAAAGGAAACATCCTCTACCGCATTGCGTGTTTGAGGCTCTTCCGGTGTATAGGAGTAGGTTACTTGATTAAATGATAAAATTTCACTCATACGCAGCTAATCTCCCCTCTGCTTCGCTATAGTATGACATATTATTAGTTAACTTAAA carries:
- a CDS encoding P-loop NTPase, translating into MLNEEQVRELLGELQDPFLHKSLAETKGVTNVSIKAEKAHVSVRIAIAKTNTPEQMTLQMKIVEVLKENGAASVGIRFEELPAEVLQSFRGQATEAEAQDILSPLSSVQFISIASGKGGVGKSTVSVNMAVALARLGKKVGLIDADIYGFSVPDMMGVTEMPVVKDDRIYPVERLGVKVISMGFFVENNAPIVWRGPMLGKVLDQFFRDVDWGDLDYLLLDLPPGTGDVALDIHQMLPSSKEIVVTTPHPTAAFVAARAGAMALQTNHEILGVIENMAWYESKSGEKEFVFGQGGGPKLADELRTKLLGQIPLGQPDWTEEDFAPSVYAESHPTGKIYLQIAEEIISELNK
- a CDS encoding N-acetylmuramoyl-L-alanine amidase, giving the protein MKRWLALIFVIFCSMLVVVYETNASDRRFFLPEPLGGVKIVLDAGHGGVDGGASNGEVIEKDVTLAITKKVARQLTRLGAEVVLTRSTDGDVLSEHAPSETFPTLRERKKQDIFLRETLVESQEPDLFITIHANAIPNSKWRGAQVFYHHTGHEKSQALAQAVQQSIRETMENTEREALAIKNVYLLKKIEKPAVLVETGFLSNEEERDLLANDSYQEKMAFAIARGIENYIHVKYE
- a CDS encoding ABC transporter ATP-binding protein, whose protein sequence is MNKQQGEPPVPMRHPGGRFTGPVVKPKNQKETLLRIWSYLRVQKVELISVVIFVIISTLLSLVGPFLIGKIIDDYIVKLDVPGAIRMALILAGVYIASSVLTWLQTFVMIRVSQKTIRRLRQQLFEQYQSLPLAFYDKKQQGDLMSRMTNDIENLNAALSQSVIQIVSSFLTIIGTAFALFYLDWRLALVTLIIIPLIVYATKQIIKRSSVNYKARQRDLGNLNGYIEETISNADIITLFGQENTTLAEFKEANERLRGSAMRADIISGFMGPINNFMNNLGLSLVIGVGAIMAITSGLTIGVIASFVTYTRQFFRPINQLSNLLNTFQSAIAGSERVFEVLDEAKEVADIENAKEKEQYSGDVKFENVQFAYETGKTVLHGIDFEAKTGETIAIVGPTGSGKTTIIQLLTRFYDATGGRILLDGEPIEHYKMTNVRDHVGVVLQDTYLFSGTVRENIRFGKLHATDDEVEQAAKIAYAHNFIKYLPEQYDTVLTSGGLNLSQGQRQLIAIARAILEDPDILILDEATSSVDTMTEVHIQKGLNNLMEGRTSFVIAHRLKTIENADQILVIKDGRILEQGNHHSLMNKQGFYATLQRQLLSQ
- a CDS encoding ABC transporter ATP-binding protein, yielding MQAVWKLSKYIKPYILFAIIAPVMMVIEVSMDLLQPTILQHIIDEGIAQNDTSYIVKMFGLMIATSVIGLIGGIGCSIYASRTAVNFSTDLRHDLYETITYFSNSSKDKFTLGKLVTNLTSDMEMLQRALTMLLKIFVRGPMMFIGAIVIVFITARELFPILLIVVPILAFCMYYFTALSGKLFHKVQKVVDVVNTKVQENLAGIRVIKAYNRKNHQIEQFTGVNTQLMKRSMAADQIIGVLGPLTMFVVNLGIVAALWMGAIKVDNNTLQVGVILAFINYLMMVMQGLMSSSMVLVQLARAIPSAGRIVEVLEEKTDLTSPSEPETKEIQGSISFENVNFSYLKETESVLKNISFHANAGETVGIIGMTGSGKSTLVKMIPRLFDPDSGVVKIDGLPIENYSLEHLRQSIGFAPQKATLFSKTIADNLRYGKSDATSEEILQALQSANAKEFIDKLDAGTEHLLTQGATNLSGGQKQRLAMARSFIRKPSILILDDVTSAVDSISEKTIQRAIEEQFSDATKVIVSSKISSIRHANQILVMDDGKIAAQGTHEQLLQESILYQEMAKTQAEKGVTLSE
- a CDS encoding 2-keto-3-deoxygluconate kinase → MRSEGRGRPRGEGEHGNRRSKGAQTFRRGRALEFYRQLETKRSTLKQQLESAELQSIHPVIVGELKATEAIMNDFVGLFQLNELLEETQATEEE
- a CDS encoding C45 family autoproteolytic acyltransferase/hydolase translates to MKNVTSDIIQFRGSHYEFGIYQGELLKNSPLLSNREELYKKLDHRFSIDKSYVKQLLARFGPGIEEEIEGLAYTLGYKEEQALLHYGGYYAAHKKSGCSITTSPSYMIRNYDNDPESYDGRFVLYEPTDGGYATLGPSMQITGRMDGMNEKGLVVGYNFVNTKNSADGFVCNMIGRLLLERCATVEEGISLLKNIPHKHSFNYVLLDAEQTMVAVEASPRNVAVRDATACTNHFKVLTDENRYRTEDSLSREYIISNAQANPLTFESAFKLMNGIENGVFATKYGAWDGTLHTVGYIPAEGKCIFALGGDALPVVFDFKAWLSGTHLPLSKIKGKLHATNGFANE
- the rpsI gene encoding 30S ribosomal protein S9, which gives rise to MAQVQYIGTGRRKSSTARVRLVPGEGKVVINNRDVSDYLPYETLHLIINQPLVATETKGSYDVHVNVNGGGFTGQAGAIRHGIARALLQVDPDFRPALKSAGLLTRDSRMKERKKPGLRGARRAPQFSKR
- the rplM gene encoding 50S ribosomal protein L13 — its product is MRTTFMAKGQEVERKWLVVDAEGQTLGRLASEVASILRGKHKPTFTPNVDTGDHVIIINADKIELTGNKLQKKIYYRHTQFSGGLKQRTAGEMKEKYPTQMLELAIKGMLPKNSLGRQMFSKLNVYTGSEHPHAAQKPEAYELRG
- the truA gene encoding tRNA pseudouridine(38-40) synthase TruA, with the protein product MVRLKATISYDGTGFAGYQVQPGERTVQLEIEKVLTTMHKGTHVKITASGRTDARVHATGQVIHFDTALAIPPEKFQKALNVQLPRDIRVLHMEQVREDFHARYDVSGKRYRYIWDCSAVQSPFRRHYTVETGGVKPNVEAMREAAQAIVGTHDFSCFCAANTSVVDKVRTVEALELSWQGEELHMTISGNGFLYNMVRIIAGTLWEVGIGRREASSLEKTIASMDRAQAGKTAPAHGLYLEQVFYQD
- a CDS encoding energy-coupling factor transporter transmembrane component T family protein, with translation MMEKMIFGRYIPGNSFVHKLDPRSKLLFVFAFIIVVFFANNVVTYALLLAFTLLVILLSRIRLYFLINGLKPVIFLMLFTLILHLFMTREGPVLVDLGFMKIYEEGLRQGMFISMRFLMLVFMTSILTLTTSPISITDGLEVLLNPFKKLKLPVHELALMMSISLRFIPTLMDETDKIMKAQMARGSDLSAGPIKDRLKAVVPLLVPLFVSAFKRAEDLATAMEVRGYRGGEGRTKYRQLKWMGRDTAILVVLVLLGFLLWMLRS
- a CDS encoding energy-coupling factor ABC transporter ATP-binding protein, which codes for MDIQLQQVSYAYAKGTPFEKQALHEVDLTIKSGTFQAIIGHTGSGKSTILLHFNGLLKPSSGTVKIGDRMIEAGKKAKDLKAVRQKVGIVFQFPEHQLFEETVLKDIMFGPMNFGVSEEEAEKRARELIPLVGLPEEILDKSPFDLSGGQMRRVAIAGVLAMDPEVIVLDEPTAGLDPRGQKEIMDLFYKLHKERGLTTILVTHSMEDAARYADAVAIMHEGRCVLTGDPRTIFSDHQTLAQFRLEPPRIVRFQHQIEKMMGKPLAKVCLTEEEFAVEIGQAIPKGREQQ